The following nucleotide sequence is from Bactrocera oleae isolate idBacOlea1 chromosome 2, idBacOlea1, whole genome shotgun sequence.
TTTATAACAAATCCAACTTAGTAATTGTAGAATTAGAACAGCAACCTTTTATTAGTTAATATGCagaaaaagcttaaaaaaatataatttaataagtttataaaaataaaaaattaaaaaaatgtatgtacttatgttggataggatttgaacttaggcaaaatatttgatgATGCATAAGCaattgtgctatacaagcagcaacACAGATAATATTCGGAGATGGTTATCTAAAGGTTAAGTGTAAACTAAAACAGCTATCGTCGTCTACTTCTTTCAAATGAccaatttgtataaatatatttggaattatttacaacacatgtaaatatgtatgtcctCAATATGCCATTTGTAAAAATGAGAAATTCGCGCAAGCGACAAAAAAACGGCCAATAAGattcgaacattttttttatgttacaacgacaacaaattcattcatgaGGAACGCGCGTATGCTACAAAACAAACTGCGATAGTTCATGACTCTACACTACTTCTCGCGAAAGCGCGAGGATGACCAAAAAACAActaagtttaaaataataaaagttcaaattcaaaaaaatttagtaaattgaataaatcagccaaaatttcaatgtttaattgaaaaagctCATCACccctgaaaatcctaccatccctcTCGCATTTGCATATTGCCCATAAGCTGCTTCCTTACGACGATGAAAAAATCATCACCAAGAAATTGAAGAACTTATCTGTTGTTCCCTTGAGAAAGTagaattggcaacatggccTATTATCgactcaaaatattattttagtttatttcatattatgcactacaAGTATACATTGAATTATACAACTTCTGCACAATTACCATTTgtatgaaatcctttattacttctatgAGTTCTATGCACACTCAATACAGTGCTATTATAAGTttacttattatataatttcatagtttttcgatttagcccttTTATCTAAATACGTTGTAAATAATTGTTTCGGTTACGCACTCACCTTGTTTCCACTGTTCcgtaacaaaaaaaaccaaacgggCACGGTCACGGctgatataaaaaagtaatatacgGGAGCAAAAAGGGCGGAAAAGTTGCACGTCTTGATCGCTTGAATTGCTAACGAAAAAGAAAGGATTTGatcctctgttagccccttttgagtgttgagttgtggtgtgatgtgatgtgtatgtgtgggtggtctgagtggtatgatgtctgttgtggatcgtgttgatgtggtgtgttggcgcgcagtggcgtgtatggaggggggaggcgtaactcatctagccatcccggcccccttaggcgaattctagcctagcaatcgctgtagttgctgcagcgtagcaacaacactgctgaggccagtggagcggcggtatgttggcctgggctgccgacgccgcgttgatgcctcctgtcgccttGGTCTGGAGGGAGGTGGAGCTGCCTGTCTTCGGGGGCGATCCGAatggctgctctgctgcgatctacggcttggggcgagttgtcgcccgacggtccgctttggggtgcggtgcagcATGGTATGGTGCTGTCTATTGCACAGTTGGCAAAGCGTAACCGACGTACACTCCGGTGTCGTGTGGACCGTAGACAAACAGttgaggcagtgcccgtgcgcttgggcaacctgctgacgttgtggtggctgcatgcttcgaaaaatgctgcagtgttgcagccggtgtgtgcgtcgacacagtgggcatcggctgcgttgcggcaccgttgtcggtgctgatgaaggtggtagtggtcgcgcgccattacggggagcggttgcaggaacggttgccgctgcggttcgtggtgttggagttgccccagggcgcggcacattgatcgcggacctcacagctggcgttggtgttgctgacatatctacttccatattgatctgtatgaagaagttggaatgattatatgattatgattatgaataatgtggcatgtaaatttatggcgaatatgccacggtatgtggcaggaatggatcgtcaatttgatcgatcattgcggttagaatggttggtttataacggttttgtcatttgcgggtttattggttagttatacgactaattcatttgcctcgcggtaatatcggcggattgtttgttatttgcggttttgtcattagatacggttggcagaaaacataatttcacgagcggtcttgtcagcgttccgctttgagtacggagatcaactactcgtatatgaccgtcggaaccgtaatataatttttctatgcggccaagccgccattctgtggggggtagacaatcatcgtgtatgataacacagtctccaagctttggtgccttttctggagttttccatcggtaccttttatgaaggtccttgatgtactcttccttccatcggcggctgaaatcatgatggagaattttgattctttcccatcgatttaatagggatagcgaccccacgcctggctcaggtatggccagaatgggtgctcctttgagaaaatgccctggagttagggctgtgaagtcggagggatcttgcgagagtgttgtgagtggccgtgaattgagaacggcttcaattcttgttaataaggtagtgaattcttcataattgaatttataatttccagctacttttttgaaatgggatttgaagctttttacagctgattcccataaaccacccatatgaggagcgcttggggggataaactgccaattaatgccttggggagcatacttctgaacaatttcaggtgatacttgtttaataaaatccacaaactgtttttcagtggctctttgggctccaatgaacgttttgccgttatcgctcattagttttgaggggaagccgcgtcgtccgacgaagcgagcaaatgccgcgagaaaatcCTCCTTAGTCAGActtgtacatagctcgaggtgcactgcttttgtcgtaaaacagacaaagacagccacatagcctttcattatggtgggcgaccttaacatggacgcctttatttgaaaaggcccagcaaaatcgacacctgtgactgtgaaaggcagagcgaagttacagcgttccggtggaagtgctgccataatctgcgttcgcaacttctgcttatgcagagtgcagatcttgcacatgaaaatgcatttttttatttgggcttaagtcggggaatatagaactcttggcggactatatgttgcactaggcgatgttctgcgtggagcataagtaagtggatataattgaggagtaaagtggcaagtcgagatttctctggtatgattagaggatggcgttcattatacgtgaggcttgaattggcaagccgaccattcgcacaaagcagacctttcgtgtctaggaatgggttaagaactaagagtgaactccttttgtcaatgggttttgattctcttagtaatgttatatcgcggctgaagtagcgcgtttgagttgatgcgattagagcgacctttgccttttacaattccaggtgcgtcaatatatcgcattgggggtactctgagggaactcccttaactttaattttatgtcgctctatgaactttaacatataggctattactctgagggctcgggagaacgatgaaaatcgctcaaggatgtcagtatcctccactgatgtgtgaaaataatcgatttttcgactttctggggcaattatattgcgcatgggcgattgtggccaagaatcgggagattctgctaaccatcgggggccattccaccagagggtggtgatggcgagatgcaggggtttgcatcctcttgtacctagatcagcaggattgtcagcactggctacatgtcgccaagtggctgaccccactaggtcaagtatttgagacgttcgattggaaatatacgtcttccatgcatgtggtggtttttctaaccaggcgagtacgatttcagaatcggaccacagatatagtttgtattttgccatgtttaaatgcattcgcaccatggatactagtttggctagtagtagcgctccacacagctcaaatcgtggcagacttattgtttttgacggagctacttttgcttttgctactagtaggtggcttgtggtcgcaatgtcgctttgtgtgcgaacatatatagttgcgcaatatgccttttcagaagcgtcacagaagccgtgtagttcgactttgtgctctggggcataatttacccaacgtgagatttgtatctgtgagatatcatttagattgctcgcaaactgggaccacttttctaatcgaagtggttttacttgttcgtcccagtcggttccatctaaccataatttttgtattaggattttggcttgcatcataattggcgaaagccatcctgcggggtcgaaaagttttgccacagaggataaaatttagcgttttgttatggcggataatgctgatattggctctgtagtgtatgaaaactggtcagatatcgcataccattggatccccagagtttttgttgtactttccttttcgaattttaggaaattagtatctaacaaattttcattaggtatgtccttcaagatattagggtggtttgccgttatctttttcaacggaaaccctgcggtatttagggcttgtatcacttgtgatagtgactcgtatgcttgtggaagactgtgacttccagacaagatatcgtctacatacgtttgtgtttttaacactttggttgccagaggaaattctgactttgtgttttctgccagttcgtggagtgttcgaatggctaaatatggagcacagttggcgccaaaggtaactgttttaagtttatagtcgcgtagtggactattgggagattttcggaaaataattcgttgaaaatcttgatcgtctttatgtacgactatttgcctatacattttttcgacgtctccgttaaatacaaatttgaatatacgtcaatttaaaatgagtagcattaaatctggttggagcgtgggtcccgtaaatagaatatcatttagggaattccccgagctagtagatcttgatgcattaaagacaactcttactttagttgtttttttgtctggctttactactgcgtgatgaggtaagtaaaatgagtaatatttgccatttatgattttttcgcatgggcttacttcctccatgtggtctaaatggaggtatacTTCTAACACGCCTCGTATTCTGGCtcaagctcaccttttttaagtaagtttttttccatacttaaaaactgctgtattgcagaggtgcgagagtgacctagggcgagtgtgttaggaaattgttgttttagtggtagtcgtacgacgtaccgaccattatctgatctagtagttgtggctttgtaaaagtcttcacaatactgatcttcaggggttgtgatagatatgggggggagttcttctaactcccaaaatttttttaattgtgaattgaggtattcgtttgagatttcctcaacctgagtggtcatggtggtaactggttccgaaactagtccacttaggatccacccaaaaattgtattttgtgccagaagtgtatttgaaattttctcaataccttcgagtattatctgtggtatgagatcgctgcctaatagaaggtctatttgagcgggagtgttgcagttgggatctgctagctttaggtgtaaaaccttttgccaatgcttgctatttatgtgatagcttggaagcatatttgttagttgcggtaagactatagcttctgcttgtatatgcttatccgcttggggggaaattagggtaatggggcagattttatttgagttttggactactcttccgcccattcccgtaatttcaaaattggctaattttgttggcagttgtagactaatttgagccctagacgctataaaagatcgttgtgatccttggtctattaaggccctaagtttaaacagttctcctcgatgttcgatggagacgactgctgtgggtagtagtactctactttgattttcgctgtgtagctagtttttaatgcctttgagcagcatggtgcttcttggaaattttcgggatttcgcacttcgggatttgctgttgcaactaaacccgtggctcttttcatatttgcgatGGTGGGggatgagctggaaaatgtgctgcaatgcagcattgaatgatgtcgtttatgacaataaacgcaattaaatttgctttcgcactctttaagtgtatgtgcatgtgataggcaatttgtacaaagcctttttgttcgtatataattgtttcgatcggtaatattaatttttttgaatttctcgcaagatttgagcttatgcccccctgtacacagttcacatgacgtttgtttgtactgttcggatatgaacgtttgatttctgaagaagcttctatttaaattgttgttgctactggcttggggtctgtggaagcttctatttacgtcgtgttgaacgcttttcgttctgactatttttttgtctaccctttctgcgatttcgtactgggtagttaaaaaatctttcatttgttgccacgtggggcattttcttcgtgatgagagcgattgctcccatagaagtaatgatttttctggtaatgccgcggtgcatatatttaccagaatagagtcccagctgtctgtgggaatattttgtgtcgataaaaccgacaaacaattagaaacagtggattgtaatctaataaattcatcacttgtttctttctgaattttaggcaagttcattagtatcattacttgcttatcgaccaatattctttcattttcgtatctcgcttttagagcttcccaagccagattgaaattatcgtcatttagtgcgaactgtttgactatgacgcctgcttgaccttttgttttgtatcggaggtgatacaatttttgtgcatttgttaattttgggtggtttatgtaaacggctgtaaacatgtcccggaaggacggccattgttcataaccaccatgaaagatttctgtatcacatgtgggcaccttgagatggatgcctgaacttgcttcatgactttggatttgtggcagctctactcttggctgtggagtaggtgcaattgctttgattaattttagttgatcagaaatcattgcttttgtttcttcgaactggtctaagcagttttcgtattttgcgtaagccgaagatttgaaattttctggtagatctgagtcgtcagattctacaattgcgtcatatgcagcttggggacgtgaccaaaaattgtcaagattgtcttttttgatttctaataccgattcagaattgtcctgaatcggcaaagatgaaaatcgagtgcagtatcgtattagactgtcactctcagagataaatttggtgtatgaaatatctttcacccgtttttgttttgtagcaccttgctttgagcgtgtagcttctgcaggtgtacatggactcttttcttcagaaatcatttttggaacttttagcaactgagttgctttagaatctttcgagtctgagctcatttaagagatgtaccgaaataaaataaaatattttcaatataagaaatatatgtatatttgaaacctcttttaagaaaataagggttttttgtaacaaattaatatcgttTTTAAACTCGTTTGAGTACCTAACTCTTTTATGTACTCTAtagtaagagtttttatttaattaaatgaatatattacgcgtatttcgggttttatcgttttttttttatattatttaattaattaatattaaacgcaaatgtttttatttttacatttatttgtatgtattatgtgtccgtaattcctatagggtatacctataagcggatcagctgatacatttgtacttgtcgttatgcgcaattgagagctcgtcttagagatcaatgcactttgtacatatgtatgtatgtaatctattatgttttaatatgatttgcgcaatcctgcttgtttttgttggtcaaagaacaaggggtattgcgaatatgtgccaatgtggacttagaatattatatgtatatatgcaatcctacttgtttttgtttaacaaaaaacaaggggtattgcggaatatttgccaatgtggactttgaagcgaagtactaatgtatttttgtatacctgagcatgtatatatgtacgcagtgcgaaaggaccgcgaaaagaaaaaatataccgcaggtattcttttaaatgtatgtatatatgtaaatgtttagtaatattatatattatattatatgtatgcatagcaagtattagtattatatgtatgttttaatattttcatacatattttaatgctttaaacggaggttttctcctaatatagtatgtatgtatatatttatatgtattaaatataatatgtatatgtatgtttaaattaattttgtacgttttcgctTTTGCTTGTTTCtgcttttgatttgcctttgcttattttacgcaatcctgcttatacttgattaagtataaggggtattcctggaaattggtgcaagtaaatacttgaattatttagttttagaactatttttgtgtatttgaacacaacggtaaggATTTAGGTAATCGAGAGTtctttggatatatattttttaccaaactgttttatatcttagcggtattttggtttttaccggaaaagaaaccgaaatatagaaacagtttggtaaccgtttttttttattactgcctttattaagacggatttttgtaaaaaataaaccgcaaaggcataaatttcaacatacatacaataagaggatatatacatatactaaatggaatcgatacgactcactttggggtttccgccaagggttttggggacaatatCGTTGTTGCCCAGTCCTTTGCTGCTTGGCTGCGGTGGGTGATTTTGGTGAGCTGGAGTGgttaggttgttgttgtttgctggtacggttttttatatatttagttcgCGCCCATTCTgtctttttatgtatgtatttttgttgttttttgttgaaattcgcgcccgttctgtcttttgattatttcgcgcacgttttttgtttttcttgctttttttttttgttatgtatatatgcttgtgccacttcacttcactcaccttcttctgttctttttttttttttgttttctatgtgtatatgtcactccactgcactgcacttctaTCTATGTagaacctttttttttgtttctttttgattttttttgttttctatgtgtatatatgtttttttttctctgcactgcacagcacttatgTCTTCTTTTTTTCcgtaacaaaaaaaaccaaacgggCACGGTCACGGctgatataaaaaagaaatatacggGAGCAAAAAGGGCGGAAAAGTTGCACGTCTTGATCGCTTGAATTGCTAACGAAAAAGAAAAGATTtggtcctctgttagccccttttgagtgttgagttgtgtagagttgcggtgtgatgtgatgtgtatgtgtgggtggtctgagtggtgtgatgtctgttgtggatcgtgttgatgtggtgtgttggcgcgcagtggcgtgtatggaggggggaggtgTAACTCATCTCTCTCTCTCAGCCACGTTGCAAGAAAACGggtttattttgcttaaaacgctccaaattatgatgtaaaatttgttttcgatccatttttttttaaattgttaacgtATATAATTCTCTatcaatattatgaacttgctgaatgatttctggtgtggttgcggtttttggtcgtctttcgggtggatcgtcttcaagcctagtacgaccacgatTAAATTCCAGCCCAAAACTGAACGATACGTTTTGAAGGTGaagactccttatacacttttaagaattgttcataaatttcatttgcttttaaatctttcaaaacaGGGAGTCtcatcactgcgcgatattaaatttattccatattaaaaaaatcctctgacacgtcaacttcaaatggcttgtaaacaaagaattaattgacagaattacttgtaactttgcatgtgttctcacgacagatgtaccaagaCATTTCACAACCCActtgtacatttttataaattttgtttttataaaattttttaaatcaatttattttaatgtttcagAATATGTATTCATAAGTTAgtataaattaacttaaaaaacaattaaataacaatttaaaaaaattttatagttgATCATGTTCACAGAGCTGTAATTCTACAGATTTCATTATGCtaaaatcaaaacaatgttAATATTTCATGGGGTGAATTCCCGCGTTGTGAGGTGAATCCCCcggttgaaattttaaaaatattcgctATCGAATCGGCaccttataattttttaagttctctgatattTGTGTACATTCGCATATAAaaggaaacatttaataaacatatgaacatattttcctagCATCCCGTTCAGTATTATTTCATGAAGCAAATGTTCGGGCTCCCGAATCATATTATTTAAAGCACAGACAGTTAATATAATAGTTTCTACTTTATCAGACGACAGCAAAATTTCTATATGAAAAATTCTAAACTTTTTTACAAGCATACCAAATCCGCATTCCACAACTCGTCTTGCTCTGGATAAACGGTAATTGTAGATTCTTCGcccatttttcaaatttcttcgtttaaaaggaaataaaacatTTGTAAGAAGTGAATAACCTTAATCGGCGACATAAACAAAAGGTATGCACCCATTGCTTTTTGGACACAGCTTTTGGTGATGTGGTTAATACAAGTGTgtttgaataagttttttttttcaaagtttgaGTGTTTCGCCTGGTGTGGCTTAAAGCAAAAAACGTTTTTGTGCTTTTTAGTCAAAGACGTTTTTGACTAATCCGGAGGGGGTTCAACCTCAAACTTCAAAAGCGTTTGTTCTCAAAACTGGGTTTTTATAACCTGGTGACCATAGTAGCTCAAAAACCGCTCAGtagttttcaatgaaatttatacagtttTCTGAAAACTGAAAAACTAGCGCCTAAtagcaaaacttttaattttgattttttataattaaaaactgtcGGTGTTTCCAGAAAATCGCTAAAAACGTGAGGCcgtcattttgttaatttaaacaataaaaaaagcttGATTCAAGCACTGGATTCTCTACTGAAAATACAAATCGTTTGTCAAATTGTTTTAGCTGAATGAAGGATTAtgattttcaaaggaaaatattcaaaggtcggccattacgacgtcatttccggcagtccctcggaaaGTAGGTGCCTCCTttttgacagcagaacttcttacAGGATCATCAgaagtaaacaagtaaggaagagttaagttcgggtgcaaccgaacatttcaacTTGCCAGGAgcaaagccagggaaataccttcaggttcataaggtttgttagaacaatgacaatcaatatatgtatatagtatatgataCTTTGGGTAATTTCACATATATGTACAGTCAATTTTGATAAGGTATCATAATTATTtaccgatatatgcgatataaagccagccggtagttcgaaaatctttctattaggtatatggggtctaaaggaattattgacccgatgcaacctatttttgacatacaggcatattattatcagaaaaggattttAATAACAGAACCGTCATATGGGGAGtgatatggggagtgagcggggtGATCACCCGAGCTCGGTCTGTAGGGGGCTTAAGGGATTTGTATTGAGCGAATTTAGTTGCTATAccttaagcggtttaggagacgTGTACATTAAACCCTTAAAAGGCGGTGCCActccaattttttcaaaatgtttagcccacaggtgcttCTTGCTACGGTGATCTCCTGTGCCAAACTACAGTTTTAtgtcttaatttagtgcttatttatagcatttatagtttttcatttaattgcgttttgtgggcgcggcagttgtccgattaagcccatctacgaactcgtccttacaTTTTTGCCAtgaaacacgtgtaccaagttgcaTTAGGATATCTtgattttttctcaagttacatcttgcacagacggacagactgacatccgaatttcaactcatctcgtcattttgatcatttatatacaagtatgtatatatacgagtaactccatatctatctcgattagttttaggtaatacaaacaactgttaggtgaacaaaattattatactctgtagcaacatgttgcaggaaTATAAAAATGCGTGTTTTAATTAAGACCAGGTTGGACGAAGGAAAAACAaactagtaaggaagggctaagttgggATGCAAcacaacattttatactctctcaaagtcaaatggtacactcgtttaagatttcgttatatattgtaataattagaagtaggaactgttgcctcagttatttacattcacagtgaaattaattagaccaatttgtaaactaaatttattcaaattatgagaaatcgttttgtgtaccggcaggtgtagttgaatattctacaccaagcagggaactaaagttttcttggagcagatttcctattgtagtccctgtagacattaaataaatgttgaaatctccaacaattatcacattttgattgcacaactcagaagtaaggattTCCTGaatttctacaattaaatgtctgacagagaaagctgaatttctgtatagaaccagaataataatattggaacatttaaacaaaaccgcttctaaaactttccGGCCTGAATAAAGTTTCTTTACAGCCTtcggttctatagagctagcaacactatgctttgcatatattttaataccccgtttatttctgttgcctGTTTCCGTGATATCTATCCTCAgttcgttaattggagtaaatactggtatatcaaaattttcgcaaggataactccaagtttctacaaaacataaagtatctgaagatagcatcaaacagtcgatTTTTATATCATTACGTAATGGAAACCATAAAAtagaaacttgttgtcaaagctgtatttgtgttcaattccctcagttccctaaatacaagatccgattcagaaaacttgttaggaggaataaaatttcctatgataaatagaccttctgcagtagtagctcgattgcaagcgacatatattgaagctctaggcattttgggtcgagtatgaactaaaactttattatatgtggcaccctgacttttatccctcagccggaacaactggaaacttatttctttcaattgaagtttttcctttatattgaaaaaattttagaactcTTTCACTCGGTGTCCatgaactttctagaggataaggcttttttgatcgtgctaacAAACCagcagaaggttccaaaaatttaatccacagagttgttggaaaagaacaataaaaatcaatttacatAAGTTATGCAGATGCCCCATTAACTAAGCCAGCGCACGTGTtcatattcactgtaatcatatatttgacaTAGATTTTTgatgtcaattcatagggcagtccctgcatttcagaagttttgaaaagtttacctctttccaaaatattctcattttcacttataccataTTCTTTAACttagtcttttgcagttgaaagttgggattcgactgagc
It contains:
- the LOC138858980 gene encoding uncharacterized protein, which encodes MEVDMSATPTPAVRSAINVPRPGATPTPRTAAATVPATAPRNGARPLPPSSAPTTVPQRSRCPLCRRTHRLQHCSIFRSMQPPQRQQVAQAHGHCLNCLSTVHTTPECTSVTLCQLCNRQHHTMLHRTPKRTVGRQLAPSRRSQQSSHSDRPRRQAAPPPSRPRRQEASTRRRQPRPTYRRSTGLSSVVATLQQLQRLLG